One Saprospiraceae bacterium DNA window includes the following coding sequences:
- a CDS encoding putative metal-dependent hydrolase: protein MKSQESLRYPIGKFEFGKIWSLEDTRRNIKAIARLPKELKKAVKKLKSGELDIPYRRGGWTARQVVHHLADSHLNAFARMKLAVTETTPIIKPYEEASWAETEDAKSAPVKLSIKILEPLHKRWVMFLESLSEEDLERGYFHPEQQRVISLPEAIAHYAWHGQHHIAHIRLVSAKKGKHREAESVLAPAPRAAARPRKQQLHASDQKSAAAAPAPAKRKRRSSAEVAAEKAAKAALPKLSRAEVLEKARAARAANLAEKAAAAPKKTGAAAPAKRKRRSSAEVAAEKAAKAALPKLSRAEVLEKARAARAANLAEKAAAAPKKAKAAPSSGDAPRKRGLSPERMAEIRAMRGKKK from the coding sequence ATGAAGTCACAGGAAAGTCTTAGGTACCCCATCGGAAAATTTGAGTTTGGAAAAATATGGTCACTTGAAGACACCCGGCGCAACATAAAAGCCATTGCCCGACTACCCAAAGAACTCAAAAAAGCAGTCAAGAAATTGAAAAGTGGTGAATTGGATATACCCTACCGCCGTGGAGGCTGGACGGCACGCCAAGTCGTGCACCACTTGGCAGACAGTCATTTGAATGCATTTGCTCGCATGAAACTCGCCGTCACGGAAACAACCCCCATCATCAAACCTTATGAAGAAGCAAGCTGGGCAGAAACAGAAGATGCCAAGTCAGCACCCGTGAAGCTATCCATTAAAATTTTGGAGCCCCTGCACAAACGTTGGGTCATGTTTTTGGAGTCGCTTTCCGAAGAAGACTTGGAGCGCGGCTATTTCCATCCTGAACAACAACGAGTCATCTCGCTCCCCGAAGCTATCGCACACTATGCTTGGCATGGTCAGCATCACATTGCGCACATACGACTTGTTAGCGCCAAAAAAGGAAAACACAGAGAAGCAGAAAGTGTGTTGGCACCTGCTCCACGCGCAGCAGCCCGCCCACGCAAGCAACAACTACACGCCTCCGACCAAAAATCTGCCGCCGCAGCACCCGCCCCCGCCAAGCGCAAGCGCCGCAGCAGCGCGGAAGTAGCCGCCGAAAAAGCGGCCAAGGCCGCCCTGCCCAAGCTCTCGCGTGCCGAAGTGCTCGAAAAAGCCCGCGCCGCCCGCGCCGCCAACCTCGCCGAGAAGGCCGCCGCCGCGCCGAAAAAGACTGGCGCCGCCGCCCCCGCCAAGCGCAAGCGCCGCAGCAGCGCGGAGGTAGCCGCCGAAAAAGCGGCCAAGGCCGCCCTGCCCAAGCTCTCGCGTGCCGAAGTGCTCGAAAAAGCCCGCGCCGCCCGCGCCGCCAACCTCGCCGAGAAGGCCGCCGCCGCGCCGAAAAAGGCCAAGGCCGCACCTTCATCTGGTGATGCCCCTAGAAAGCGTGGCCTAAGCCCCGAACGCATGGCCGAAATCAGGGCCATGAGAGGCAAAAAGAAATAG